A region of Larimichthys crocea isolate SSNF chromosome X, L_crocea_2.0, whole genome shotgun sequence DNA encodes the following proteins:
- the LOC104932986 gene encoding CD209 antigen-like protein C isoform X1: protein MDQCLEIYANVEEASCDHNSYTREIKDSENIYGNLDGIQTLGPKRTGPALSGAGDLKKSSCRAAAVCLGLLCLLLLIGLISLVFLYTKSNSERDQLQTSYNNLNKERDQLQTSYNNLTHEQDQLQKRFDDMAKERNDLQRKFQEMGWVYFSGSFYYISSLKKSWQKSRDACQQRGADLVIINSKEEQEYIISFQKRLWIGLTDIETEGTWKWVDGTLLTTSFWTDGEPNNDLGREDCTEIWKFDSEKSWNDNNCAQEKYWICEKRLP, encoded by the exons ATGGATCAATGTTTGGAAATCTATGCAAATGTAGAGGAAGCATCATGTGATCACAACAGCTATACAAGGGAGATAAAAGATTCTGAAAATATTTACGGAAATTTGGACGGGATCCAGACTCTGGGGCCAAAAAGAACTGGACCTGCACTCTCAG GTGCTGGAGATCTGAAGAAGAGttcctgcagagctgctgcagtgtgtctgGGTCTGCTGTGTCTTCTCCTTCTGATTGGACTCATAAGTTTGGTTTTCCTAT ATACCAAAAGCAACTCTGAACGAGACCAGTTACAGACCAGCTACAACAACCTGAATAAAGAACGAGACCAGTTACAGACCAGCTACAACAACCTGACTCACGAACAGGACCAGCTCCAAAAGAGATTTGATGACATGGCCAAGGAGAGAAATGATCTTCAGAGAAAATTTCAAG AAATGGGATGGGTGTATTTCAGCGGTAGCTTCTATTACATTTCTTCTCTGAAGAAGTCCTGGCAAAAAAGTAGAGATGCCTGTCAGCAGAGAGGTGCAGACCTGGTGATtatcaacagcaaagaagaacaG GAATACATAATAAGTTTCCAGAAACGTTTGTGGATTGGACTGACTGACATAGAGACAGAGGGCACATGGAAATGGGTGGATGGGACTCTGCTGACCACAAG TTTCTGGACTGATGGTGAACCAAATAATGATTTGGGCAGAGAAGACTGCACAGAAATTTGGAAATTTGATTCAGAAAAAAGCTGGAATGACAACAACTGTGCCCAAGAGAAATACTGGATCTGTGAAAAAAGATTACCTTGA
- the LOC104932986 gene encoding CD209 antigen-like protein C isoform X2: protein MDQCLEIYANVEEASCDHNSYTREIKDSENIYGNLDGIQTLGPKRTGPALSGAGDLKKSSCRAAAVCLGLLCLLLLIGLISLVFLYTKSNSERDQLQTSYNNLNKERDQLQTSYNNLTHEQDQLQKRFDDMAKERNDLQRKFQEMGWVYFSGSFYYISSLKKSWQQSRDDCQQRGADLVIINSKEEQEFVSSYKRHWIGLTDIETEGTWKWVDGTLLTTSFWTDGEPNNDLGREDCTEIWKFDSEKSWNDNNCAQEKYWICEKRLP from the exons ATGGATCAATGTTTGGAAATCTATGCAAATGTAGAGGAAGCATCATGTGATCACAACAGCTATACAAGGGAGATAAAAGATTCTGAAAATATTTACGGAAATTTGGACGGGATCCAGACTCTGGGGCCAAAAAGAACTGGACCTGCACTCTCAG GTGCTGGAGATCTGAAGAAGAGttcctgcagagctgctgcagtgtgtctgGGTCTGCTGTGTCTTCTCCTTCTGATTGGACTCATAAGTTTGGTTTTCCTAT ATACCAAAAGCAACTCTGAACGAGACCAGTTACAGACCAGCTACAACAACCTGAATAAAGAACGAGACCAGTTACAGACCAGCTACAACAACCTGACTCACGAACAGGACCAGCTCCAAAAGAGATTTGATGACATGGCCAAGGAGAGAAATGATCTTCAGAGAAAATTTCAAG AAATGGGATGGGTGTATTTCAGCGGTAGCTTCTATTACATTTCTTCTCTGAAGAAGTCCTGGCAACAAAGTAGAGATGACTGTCAGCAGAGAGGTGCAGACCTGGTGATtatcaacagcaaagaagaacag GAATTCGTAAGCAGTTACAAGAGGCACTGGATTGGACTGACTGACATAGAGACAGAGGGCACATGGAAATGGGTGGATGGGACTCTGCTGACCACAAG TTTCTGGACTGATGGTGAACCAAATAATGATTTGGGCAGAGAAGACTGCACAGAAATTTGGAAATTTGATTCAGAAAAAAGCTGGAATGACAACAACTGTGCCCAAGAGAAATACTGGATCTGTGAAAAAAGATTACCTTGA
- the LOC104932986 gene encoding CD209 antigen-like protein E isoform X3, which translates to MDQCLEIYANVEEASCDHNSYTREIKDSENIYGNLDGIQTLGPKRTGPALSGAGDLKKSSCRAAAVCLGLLCLLLLIGLISLVFLYTKSNSERDQLQTSYNNLTHEQDQLQKRFDDMAKERNDLQRKFQEMGWVYFSGSFYYISSLKKSWQKSRDACQQRGADLVIINSKEEQEYIISFQKRLWIGLTDIETEGTWKWVDGTLLTTSFWTDGEPNNDLGREDCTEIWKFDSEKSWNDNNCAQEKYWICEKRLP; encoded by the exons ATGGATCAATGTTTGGAAATCTATGCAAATGTAGAGGAAGCATCATGTGATCACAACAGCTATACAAGGGAGATAAAAGATTCTGAAAATATTTACGGAAATTTGGACGGGATCCAGACTCTGGGGCCAAAAAGAACTGGACCTGCACTCTCAG GTGCTGGAGATCTGAAGAAGAGttcctgcagagctgctgcagtgtgtctgGGTCTGCTGTGTCTTCTCCTTCTGATTGGACTCATAAGTTTGGTTTTCCTAT ATACCAAAAGCAACTCTGAACGAGACCAG TTACAGACCAGCTACAACAACCTGACTCACGAACAGGACCAGCTCCAAAAGAGATTTGATGACATGGCCAAGGAGAGAAATGATCTTCAGAGAAAATTTCAAG AAATGGGATGGGTGTATTTCAGCGGTAGCTTCTATTACATTTCTTCTCTGAAGAAGTCCTGGCAAAAAAGTAGAGATGCCTGTCAGCAGAGAGGTGCAGACCTGGTGATtatcaacagcaaagaagaacaG GAATACATAATAAGTTTCCAGAAACGTTTGTGGATTGGACTGACTGACATAGAGACAGAGGGCACATGGAAATGGGTGGATGGGACTCTGCTGACCACAAG TTTCTGGACTGATGGTGAACCAAATAATGATTTGGGCAGAGAAGACTGCACAGAAATTTGGAAATTTGATTCAGAAAAAAGCTGGAATGACAACAACTGTGCCCAAGAGAAATACTGGATCTGTGAAAAAAGATTACCTTGA
- the LOC113746631 gene encoding C-type lectin domain family 4 member E-like — protein MNNNLTNEREKLKSVIDTKCCPDQWNKVGNSCYFTSTSQETWYDSKRVCEKDNAHLVIISSKEEQKYLTTFGLRIWIGLTDEETEEDWKWVNGEPVTKPFWRDNQPDNYQRNEHCAELAGRSGNSLKNWNDLDCKRKLHFTCEKVLP, from the exons ATGAACAACAACCTCAccaatgagagagaaaaactcaaaagtgTGATTG acacaaaatgtTGTCCTGACCAATGGAACAAGGTTGGCAACAGCTGTTATTTCACATCCACCTCACAAGAGACATGGTATGACAGCAAAAGGGTCTGTGAAAAGGATAATGCACATCTGGTGATCATATCTAGCAAAGAAGAACAG AAGTATTTAACCACATTTGGCCTGAGAATCTGGATTGGTCTGACtgatgaagagacagaagaagactgGAAATGGGTAAATGGAGAACCAGTTACAAAACC gtTCTGGAGAGACAATCAGCCAGACAATTATCAGAGAAATGAACACTGTGCTGAGCTTGCAGGAAGATCTGgtaattctttaaaaaactgGAATGATTTGGACTGTAAAAGAAAGCTTCATTTCACATGTGAGAAAGTACTTCCATAA